In Spinacia oleracea cultivar Varoflay chromosome 5, BTI_SOV_V1, whole genome shotgun sequence, a single window of DNA contains:
- the LOC110786978 gene encoding LOW QUALITY PROTEIN: trihelix transcription factor PTL-like (The sequence of the model RefSeq protein was modified relative to this genomic sequence to represent the inferred CDS: deleted 1 base in 1 codon) has product MDMEDQYGISDLRHFISRATVGSVTQFPPFPAQQPSLPSSSDFFSAHHHPIINTAAVATPQQQQYEMVVMGRNMSDMLHHHNNNTTTTTNNGGFHHYHKEHNQHHSHFNSDSTTTTATANISGGFDGGDAGAARWPRQETLTLLEIRSRLDHKFKEANQKGPLWDEVARIMSEEHGYQRSGKKCREKFENLYKYYKKTKEGKAGRQDGKNYRFFRQLEALYGDNNSHHNNHPMTSTSEGHHIAANVPHYNTNPANIIPSNPILGHPTSTVSLSNSSDYETSSSDNDVEGSIESGDSKKKKRGKRSWKAKVKEFIDYQMKKIMEKQEAWLEKMMKTLDNRERERMEREEEWRKQEAQRMEREHKFWASERAWIEARDLALMTALEKLTNTRGENDIADHSHCRLGIHAIDQWLETEVTRLIQLRTSMESRFQQCGFSEEVVWEDIAAKMAYLGYDRSAIVCKQKWDSLNKYFQGKDDGSKKRKENYGEVSNNNTNTNNTSNHNHQGGLQMNHMGGLISNNCEINEPRLQLNEELSPSSYNSNVNVGSSTTVGVRGRLMNDSCLRFFLGDGEGCLGRESTNCGMKLEITLLNYFTSFS; this is encoded by the exons aTGGATATGGAAGACCAATATGGTATATCAGATCTACGCCACTTCATTAGCCGAGCTACAGTAGGGTCGGTAACTCAATTCCCTCCTTTTCCAGCACAACAGCCGTCACTCCCGTCTTCATCGGATTTTTTCTCAGCCCATCACCATCCTATTATTAATACTGCTGCTGTTGCTACTCCTCAACAGCAGCAGTATGAGATGGTTGTGATGGGTCGAAACATGTCGGACATGCTGCACcaccataataataatactactactactacgaATAATGGTGGCTTTCATCATTATCACAAAGAGCATAATCAACATCATTCCCACTTTAATTCGGACTCCACTACTACCACTGCTACTGCTAATATTTCCGGTGGATTCGATGGCGGCGATGCTGGGGCTGCTAGGTGGCCAAGACAAGAGACGCTTACACTTCTTGAGATCAGATCTAGGCTTGACCATAAGTTCAAAGAAGCTAATCAGAAAGGACCTCTTTGGGATGAAGTTGCTAG GATAATGTCTGAAGAGCATGGATACCAAAGAAGTGGGAAAAAGTGCAGGGAGAAATTCGAGAATTTGTACAAGTACTACAAGAAGACTAAGGAAGGGAAAGCAGGAAGACAAGATGGAAAAAACTACAGATTTTTCAGGCAACTTGAGGCACTCTATGGTGATAACAATTCTCACCATAATAATCATCCTATGACTTCCACCTCGGAAGGCCACCATATTGCTGCAAATGTCCCTCACTATAACACCAACCCGGCGAACATCATCCCATCCAATCCAATACTCGGTCACCCAACGAGTACTGTTAGCCTCTCGAACTCATCGGACTATGAAACCTCGTCATCAGACAACGATGTTGAGGGCTCGATAGAGAGTGGAGActcgaagaaaaagaaaagagggaAGCGGAGTTGGAAGGCAAAGGTGAAGGAGTTCATTGATTATCAAATGAAGAAGATAATGGAGAAGCAAGAAGCTTGGCTGGAGAAGATGATGAAGACATTGGATAATAGAGAGAGGGAAAGGATGGAAAGAGAGGAAGAGTGGAGGAAGCAAGAAGCTCAAAGGATGGAAAGAGAGCATAAGTTTTGGGCTAGTGAACGAGCTTGGATTGAGGCTCGTGATTTAGCTCTGATGACTGCTTTAGAGAAGTTAACTAACACTAGGGGGGAGAATGATATTGCTGATCATAGTCATTGTCGACTAGGGATCCATGCTATTGATCAATGGCTCGAGACCGAGGTCACACGACTAATCCAACTCCGAACGAGCATGGAGTCTAGATTCCAACAATGTGGCTTCTCAGAGGAAGTTGTATGGGAAGATATTGCTGCAAAGATGGCTTATTTGGGGTATGATAGGAGTGCAATTGTGTGTAAACAGAAATGGGATAGTCTTAACAAGTACTTCCAAGGGAAGGATGATGGTAGCAAGAAAAGGAAGGAGAATTATGGAGAGGTTAGTAACAATAATACTAATACTAATAATACTAGT AATCATAATCATCAAGGTGGATTACAAATGAATCATATGGGAGGGTTAATTAGTAATAATTGTGAGATTAATGAACCAAGGCTTCAACTAAACGAGGAATTGTCGCCTTCTTCTTACAACTCCAATGTTAATGTTGGTAGTAGTACTACTGTTGGTgtaaggggaagattgatgaatgataGCTGCTTAAGGTTTTTTCTTGGCGACGGCGAGGGCTGCCTTGGTAGGGAGAGTACTAATTGTGGGATGAAGCTGGAAATCACTCTTCttaattattttacttctttttctTAA